The genomic interval TGGCCGTATTAATCGCGGCTTCCCCCATTTTTTTTCGCAAATCATCATCCAGCAGTGAAGATGGAGCCTCCTCAATCACTTTTTGATGACGGCGTTGAATGGAGCATTCCCTTTCACCAAGATGAACTACGTTGCCATGTTTGTCTGCTAAAATCTGAAATTCAATATGGCGCGGTTCTTCAACAAATTTCTCGATATAAACGGCATCATCGTTGAACGCCGCTTTGGCTTCCCTGGCTGCCCCTTCAACTGCCTCGATAAAATCCTCATCTTTTTCTACAAGGCGCATTCCTTTTCCACCACCACCCGCAGCAGCTTTTACCAAAACAGGATAGCCAATCTTACGGGCAACTTTTTGTGCTTCACTGGAATCAGTTATTGCATCTTCTGTTCCGGGAACTGTGGGGACTTTGTTGGCAATCATCAAAGTTCGGGCTGCTGTTTTATTACCCATGGTGCGGATTGATTCTGCTTTAGGGCCGATAAAAACCATTCCGGCTTTTTCAACAGCCTCTGCAAACTCAGCATTTTCTGACATAAAACCATATCCGGGATGAATTGCTTCTGCTCCACAGTTTTTAGCAATATCCAAAATTTTCTGCCATTGTAAATAACTTTCCTGAGATGTTTTTCCGCCAAGGGCATAAGCTTCATATGCACTATAAACAAACGGACTTTTTCTGTCAACATCCGAATAAACTGCCACAGATTTTATACCCATTTCATTACATGTGCGAATAACACGTAAAGCAATTTCCCCACGATTGGCAATTAAAATTTTTTTAAACATTGGCTTTTCCATCATGTACAATAGTAATCTACTTACAAAATTATTTTGAGAATATACAAAATCTTAAAAATATTTGGCTAAAAAAGTAAACCTGCACAAACAATAATAATTGATTTTTTTTCTTCTGTTACCTTTACCGGAAAAAATCATCAAAATTCCAAAACTAAAAATATACGGAGAGATTAAATGAGTTATTATTTTTCAAAGATTATAAATGAGAGTTTTGAAGATGCAATTAGTAAAGTAACCGATGCTTTACAAAAAGAAGGTTTTGGCGTTTTAACAGAAATTGATGTATCGGCAACATTGAAGAAAAAACTGGATGTTGATTTTAAACCTTATAGAATTCTTGGGGCCTGTAATCCTCCTTTTGCTTATGAAGCACTAAAAAATGAAGATAAAATTGGTGTGATGCTGCCCTGCAACATAGTTGTGATCCAGCAGGAAAATGGTGTTGAAGTCTCTGCAGTAGATCCAATGGCCTCTATGCAGGCTGTACAAAATGAAGCTCTTGGAGATGTTGCCGGTCAGGTTCAGGAGAAACTAAAAAGTGTGATTGATAGTTTGTAAACATGTTACAAAATTTGATAAACGAAATTGTGATTTTGATAATTAGCTAGTTGTACATAAATTTGATTTGCCAAAAGAGGAGGATCAAATTGGATTTGTTAAAAAAAATTGAAAAAGAGATTGAAGGTCTAACAAACCAGGAGCGGGCTTTTTTAGCTGACCGTTTGCTGGGTTCTCTTTCAGAAAACAAACAATCTGAAGTTGATGAAGCCTGGGTCGAAGAAGCAGAACGGCGTTACGAAGATTACAAAAAAGGTAACAGGCCTGGAGTTGAAGCTAAAAGTGTATTTCATAAGGCAAACCTTTTACATAAATGAAAGCCATTTTTGACCCTGAAGCGCAATCAGAATTTCTCGAAGCTGTCAGGTATTATGAGGATAGTAAAGAAGGCTTAGGAAAACGGTATCGTCAAAGTATTGAAAACGCAGTTTTACGCATATCAAGTTCTCCCCTCCTCTATAGAATTATCCACCCACCGTTTCGAAGGATTCTTCTAAAAAAGTTTCCATATGCTATTATTTATACAATCGAGCCAGACCATATCCGGATTATAGCAATTGCTCATACAAAACGGAAACCAGGATACTGGTTAAAATAATTCTAAAAGAAATGAACTGTTAGACCTTTTCTAAAAATCTTATCAAAACAAGGTATTAAAGTTTAAATCCAGCTTGATTAATCATCAATATCAAATTCCACGAAACTTAATGCCGAATTAACAACTTCTCAAGCAAGTCAAAGGCTCCTTGTACAAGCAATGCTAACAACGCAGCAGGAATAGCCCCTTCTAAAATTAAAGCTGTGTCATCAAGACGGATACCGGTTAAAATTGGCTGTCCATAGCCACCGGCACCAATAAGTGCGCCAAGTGTGGCCGTCCCGATATTTATAACAGCTGCCGTTTTTATACCTGCTAAAATTGAACGAGCCGCAAGAGGCAATTCTACAAAACGCAGACGATCTGTTCTATTTAAACCCAACGCAATTGCTGATTCCGAAATATGAGTTGGAATATCTTTAATGCCGCTGTAAGTGTTACGGATTATTGGAAGCAGGCTATACAGAAACAGAGCCATCATTGCCGGTTTAGCGCCAATGCCCAAAAGAGGAATCATAAAAACAAGGATGGCAAGCGATGGAATAGTTTGGATAATCCCGGCGATACCTAAAATTATAGAGCTGCCCTTCTCAATTTTAGATGCAATTATCCCCAAAGGAATTGAAATAAGTATGGCCAGAGTAAGTGAAATCATTACAAGAATCAGATGTTCAGTTGTAGTTTTTTTCAACCTATCCCACAGGTTTTCTTCAACAACCTCAGTATTTAATTTGAGTTCTTTGTTGAGAAAATCTGCAGCTACCCGGGACGATGGAATTTTGTCATTTTTAACGCGGGCATTCATATTAGCCATTTTGGCTTCATCAATTTTGCCAACTAATTTTTGCAAACCTTTCACAAAGAGCGGCACGCTATCAACTAACTCTTTCCTAATCAAAAAATAGGCCTGATACTCCGGAAAGTGGTTATAATCATCTTCCAGAATAGACAGATCATAATATTTGATTTCGGCATCTGTCGAATACAAGTCCATTACATCCAATGTGCCTGCGGCCAATGCCCTGTAAGCCAAATCATGATCCAATCCTTTTACATTTTTGTGTGGCAGATTGTATGCAGTTTGCAATGCAGGCCAGCCATCTCCACGATCCATAAATTCATTAGTAAATCCAAAACTCAACTGGGTGTATTTGCTCAAGTCTGAGATTTTGCGCAATTGAAATTTTTCTGCTGTCTTTTTAAGTAAACCCAAAGCATAAGTATTATTAAATCCCAATGGGCCAACCATTTTAATACCAAGGCTATCCATGTGGTTTTTCATTTCAGACAAATCGGCAAATTTTTTGTTTGAAAATATTTCCTGGCTCATGGTCCCGCTGTATTCCGGGTAAATATCAATTTCGCCTTTTAGCAAAGCACCCCATAACACCCTCGTTCCACCCAACTCAGCTTTATGCTCTGCAGAAAGATCATTTGATTTGGCGATGTGGTTGGCAATATCTCCCAAAATTACCGACTCTGTAAATTTTTTAGAACCGATTTTTATGGAAGTTTGGCCAAAGGAAAATGATACTATCAAAAATAATAACATAATTGTAAATAGAGGAATCGAAAAGCTG from Calditrichota bacterium carries:
- the accC gene encoding acetyl-CoA carboxylase biotin carboxylase subunit codes for the protein MFKKILIANRGEIALRVIRTCNEMGIKSVAVYSDVDRKSPFVYSAYEAYALGGKTSQESYLQWQKILDIAKNCGAEAIHPGYGFMSENAEFAEAVEKAGMVFIGPKAESIRTMGNKTAARTLMIANKVPTVPGTEDAITDSSEAQKVARKIGYPVLVKAAAGGGGKGMRLVEKDEDFIEAVEGAAREAKAAFNDDAVYIEKFVEEPRHIEFQILADKHGNVVHLGERECSIQRRHQKVIEEAPSSLLDDDLRKKMGEAAINTAKACNYQNAGTIEFLVDKNRNFYFLEMNTRLQVEHPVTEMVNGLDLVEEQIHIAAGEKLRIKQSSLKFWGHAFECRLYAEDPDNNWAPSPGVIEFLNPADGPGIREDSGVTMGSEISLYYDPMISKLCAWGQDRKQAMERMKRALREYQIGGIKTSIPFLIRVFEHPKFQSGDFTTKFIEEYTDSLFSEPQEFSEIAALAAILGQMEEKKKVTLNTPNSGSSKKSNWKTVHRRNAL
- a CDS encoding DUF302 domain-containing protein, with the translated sequence MSYYFSKIINESFEDAISKVTDALQKEGFGVLTEIDVSATLKKKLDVDFKPYRILGACNPPFAYEALKNEDKIGVMLPCNIVVIQQENGVEVSAVDPMASMQAVQNEALGDVAGQVQEKLKSVIDSL
- a CDS encoding addiction module protein codes for the protein MDLLKKIEKEIEGLTNQERAFLADRLLGSLSENKQSEVDEAWVEEAERRYEDYKKGNRPGVEAKSVFHKANLLHK
- a CDS encoding type II toxin-antitoxin system RelE/ParE family toxin is translated as MKAIFDPEAQSEFLEAVRYYEDSKEGLGKRYRQSIENAVLRISSSPLLYRIIHPPFRRILLKKFPYAIIYTIEPDHIRIIAIAHTKRKPGYWLK
- a CDS encoding ABC transporter permease subunit, with the translated sequence MLLFLIVSFSFGQTSIKIGSKKFTESVILGDIANHIAKSNDLSAEHKAELGGTRVLWGALLKGEIDIYPEYSGTMSQEIFSNKKFADLSEMKNHMDSLGIKMVGPLGFNNTYALGLLKKTAEKFQLRKISDLSKYTQLSFGFTNEFMDRGDGWPALQTAYNLPHKNVKGLDHDLAYRALAAGTLDVMDLYSTDAEIKYYDLSILEDDYNHFPEYQAYFLIRKELVDSVPLFVKGLQKLVGKIDEAKMANMNARVKNDKIPSSRVAADFLNKELKLNTEVVEENLWDRLKKTTTEHLILVMISLTLAILISIPLGIIASKIEKGSSIILGIAGIIQTIPSLAILVFMIPLLGIGAKPAMMALFLYSLLPIIRNTYSGIKDIPTHISESAIALGLNRTDRLRFVELPLAARSILAGIKTAAVINIGTATLGALIGAGGYGQPILTGIRLDDTALILEGAIPAALLALLVQGAFDLLEKLLIRH